In the genome of Peromyscus eremicus chromosome 1, PerEre_H2_v1, whole genome shotgun sequence, the window tctctctctctctctctctgtgtgtgtttgtgtgcatgtgtgtgtgtgtgtgtgtgtgtgtgtgtgtattgtatcaCCCATGCTTGTTCCTTGCACAGCTGTGGAGGACACCCCTCCACTTGCTGTAGTTTCGTCCATGCAGTTGAGTGAATGGGAAGACTAGGATAACAAAAGGAGACTATACTCAGAGGGGATGAGGAAGAGCAAAGAAAACCCCAAAGAGCTCACAGGACAGCTAAACAGcaggaacaaggagagaggagatgcaGAGGACGGGGAAGTGCTCCTGAGCATGGGCAGTGTGGGTCAGCAGACACAGGGCACATGGGTGCATGCTGGGCTTGCTGAGACCAGGACCTAGGAACCACAGGGTACTTTAATCAAGGGGAGAATTTTAACCATTTATGTTCTCTGGTTTAGATCCGCCACTACAACTCTCATGGAGGTAAGTGAAGGGGACAAGACTTAGACATAATAGGACACCCATGGTGTCTGAAACATCCAGTGTCTGACCCACATATCATCCCTTGAAAAACCTAGTAAAGGTGTGTCCCCTTGGGCAAGTGTGAAAAAGCTCTCCAGGGAGAGAAGAGTCTGCCAAGTTCCCAGAACCTAGCTTGTGAATCAAACTGCATGACCTCCTGCTCTCTCCCAATCTTTCTCTCTCCAACCCACCTTTTGTTCCCTCAGAAGCTCTTCCTCAGCATCCATTGAGACTATTAGGGAGCAGTATTATGAATCCTGAGAGTTTTCCTTTGATTGAATGAAATAAACATGATTTTAGCTTATCAAAGTAACATCTGTTAAAAATATCAGAGGTATTCCCCCAAGTATCAGGTGAATGAACCCTAAACCCATCCCGAGCACCATAGTTCACAAAGACAAACAGCAGTTGTCAGGCACCAAGGCAGCATCAGTCACCCTTACTATCCCATGATGTGGAGAATGAAGTATAGCCTTCATCTTTACACAGACCCCTTGCAGGGTTTATATGCACAACTCTTTTTCCTGCCTGCCACTAGACTTCTGTTAGTTGATTCTGCTATCCCAAGACATCTTGAGGACACTGAAGGGAATATCCTTTCTACTCTATCAACAAATTACACTGGAAGACTTTGTGACTCAAAGAATTTTCCTGAATATATTTTAGTTGAGGGGAAAACATCACATATAACACACTATCAATAGCACAGAAAAACTGCACAAATCTCCTTATATCATCTTCTGTCTGTAAGGTTCCAGCAGGTTTCCTCTGCTTGGCTTTCCCCAAACTGAAGACTCTAATTAGCCGTGAATGATTCTGCAGTAAGGTGAGACCTCTCAGGTACAAACTCTCCCCTTTGCTCACTTGGTTTTCTCTGACACTGCACTGTACTAAGAGTATCTGCTGACCTACAGTAAAAGCTTCCTTGGAGAAGACCTCTTTGTCCAGGACACTGGCAGGCAGAGGATGGAAGACTTGCATTCCCAAGACACAGACATAAGGAAAAGATGTCCTAGGATCCCACAGCCCAAGGGAGTGCAGATCAGCAGGGGTCAGTCCTGGTCAGTAAGTGAGCAGCAGGTGCAGTGAGGTGTAAGTTCCTTATAGACACCACAATGGGGGTGACAGAGGTTGGAGAAGGAAACCGGGAAGGAGGCCTGGAACCCTCAGTTATGAGTACATTTACTTCACAGAGGTGAGCTGCATTCAGAACTCAGGGTCCACTTTCTCAGTGAGCCTCAGAGCACTCTCATAGAATTTAATGGCTCCCTTCATATTCCCTTTCAGTTTGTGGACGAACCCAAGCAAGCTAGTGCTCTCCACAAGGCGAACATTCCGGTTAATACGTCTTGTGGCCAAATCCTCCAAAGCTGTCAGTAGTCTCCTCCAGacaaagtttttttctttcacattaaGACCTTTTAAGTATTGGGTGATTGCCTGGTCTTCAGACTGCTGATAAATGTGTTGGTAAAAGCCATAGTGTAAATGAATTTCCTGCTGTATGAGACACTCAAGATTCCTGTTCAGTTCCTTCATGTTCAGCGCCTTCTGGAAatttgcctctgcttcttcatATTGGCCCATTTCTGCCTGTACTTCAGCCATGCAAACATAAGCCATCTCAAATATGGGCCTGAGTTTCAGAGTCTCTTGAAATTCAAAAAGGGCCTGTTGTGCCGCCTGCTTTCTGGCCTGCTCATTTCTGGATGTCCTCAGATGAAACACTTGTTGATAGTAGCAGAGCCCTAGTTGGTAATGCAGGTAGCCAGAGGCAGGTGACAACTGCAAGGCCTTGTGTAGCAGAGAGAGAGCCTTGTCTAGGCAGCCTTTCCTTATATAATATGTGGCTATATAAAAAAAGGTATAGTGTTGGCAGGATGTGTTACTGAGGGCTTCTTCAATATGTGTTTCTGCTTTAGCTGCTAATCCTACATCCTGAAGCTTCAGGGCAAGAAACACTTTAATATTCAGATCTTCTGGATTTAACCTGACTGCCTTCCTTAGGGGATCTAGAGAGATATTATTGTAATCCAGGTCTATGAAATAGACTGCAACTGCATAACCAAGGTTGTATTCAGGGTTTTCAGGATCTGCTCTCAGAGCCATTTGAAAGCAGGTCATGGCTCTTGCATAATTCTGTCCTCCACACTTCAGCAAGGCCCAGCCTTTCTCATATTCCATCTCCGCACACTCCATACTATAGCGAAAGGGACTGCTCAATTTCTTGCAAGTGTTCTCCACCTTGTCCAGGTAGGTCTGGGCTTCTGCCAAGCTGCCCATGTGGTAATGCACCCAGGCACAGTTGCTCCAGGTTAACAGGCTTCTCATGCCCAACTGCTCTCCCTGGACCAAGGCTTCTGCTTCTTTTAAGCTCTGCAGGGCTTCCTCATCCTCTCCTTTCAGGTGATTCACATAGGCCCTGAGGTTGAGCTTCCCCACTGTGTTTTTGATGTCTAGGAACACAAGCTCCTCAGAGATCCTCATTTCCACATCTGGTATGTCAAGGTCTTTGAACAGCAGCTCCCATGTGAAGTGACAACTCAGCTGAATCAGATTCTCCTTGACCTGATCACTGCCAGCATTCTCTCTGTAAGAAGGAAGCAGGTGATTGGTTGCCAATTAATTCCAAGCTAAACACATTTCACATATTCGTGCTTATTTCCTGAAAGTCTGACATTTTGTTCTTTTAGAatttcttgattattttaaatCAATCTCTCATCTCCATTTATTTGTACTGCCAGAGACCTCTTGTACATGCATGTTCATGTACCTGTACTTACAATCTCAGGTTGTAAGTTAATCCTGTCAGTCAAGACTGAACATTGCCCCACAGATACAGGCACACAAACCTACATGTCAGAGTCCTTATCTGAGGTTTGGAAATCTAAAATTCTATTCCCCCTTTCCTTATGTCTTTGAGGACTATGTGCACAAGTTTATGCCACCTGAACTGACATAGACAGGACCTGTCTGTGTGGTAAACACTGAATGTGGAGGAGAAGTCACTGGGGGTCTGCCTATTTCATCTCAGACACAAACAAAGAGCTGTTCTCCATAGGCTGATGCAGAACAAATGGACATGCTCTCTGCCTTGTGACACTGGGGATATGACTCTTCTCTAGAACTTTTATCTTTGGACAATGTAGCTGGGGAGCTTCTGGAGAGTAAGTCAACTTAGCTCTCCCTCCTATGGTTACAAAGAATCCctttattttaaagatgcttATACAACTTCATGCCTTTTCTTGTTTCCCTATAGAGCAGTACAAGTAGTTCCAAACTATGTGTCACTCCTGTCTCAGAACCACCTATAGAATCTAGTCAGTTAGCTTCAGGGTAGTAACCCCAAAGCAAGCAGCTTGGTGATGAATCTGTGCTCAGAAGGCAAAAAGGCCCTTGGTCCTGTTGGTAGCTGTCTCTGCCAGAGACCAGAGATGCCATAGTGCTTAAATCAGCTGTCTTCACTTTTCACCTGGCCATGCCAAGAATAGTAGAATACAGGTGTGCTGTCCTCTTAGGTTACCCATAACTAAGCACACTAGCATTGTGCCCATAAGGGTAGGCTAATGGAAACAGACAGCCATCTAGACAACTCATGGATCAGTCAATTGGTCAGGTTTGCTCATCCATACCTCATGCCTCCTTCCATGAATGTTATGAACAATGCACTAGCGACCATTGACGGCCACTCTCTTCCAG includes:
- the LOC131896499 gene encoding interferon-induced protein with tetratricopeptide repeats 1-like, whose amino-acid sequence is MGENAGSDQVKENLIQLSCHFTWELLFKDLDIPDVEMRISEELVFLDIKNTVGKLNLRAYVNHLKGEDEEALQSLKEAEALVQGEQLGMRSLLTWSNCAWVHYHMGSLAEAQTYLDKVENTCKKLSSPFRYSMECAEMEYEKGWALLKCGGQNYARAMTCFQMALRADPENPEYNLGYAVAVYFIDLDYNNISLDPLRKAVRLNPEDLNIKVFLALKLQDVGLAAKAETHIEEALSNTSCQHYTFFYIATYYIRKGCLDKALSLLHKALQLSPASGYLHYQLGLCYYQQVFHLRTSRNEQARKQAAQQALFEFQETLKLRPIFEMAYVCMAEVQAEMGQYEEAEANFQKALNMKELNRNLECLIQQEIHLHYGFYQHIYQQSEDQAITQYLKGLNVKEKNFVWRRLLTALEDLATRRINRNVRLVESTSLLGFVHKLKGNMKGAIKFYESALRLTEKVDPEF